In a single window of the Gossypium hirsutum isolate 1008001.06 chromosome D02, Gossypium_hirsutum_v2.1, whole genome shotgun sequence genome:
- the LOC107907719 gene encoding pentatricopeptide repeat-containing protein At5g02860 — translation MAERLALPLLLPNPPPVKTPLSNQTHFTQQNPTSQPKSPAPSTPVFQDLLLRHNSKSQQPIDPQVRTRNRLGRSRDVNRGKRWTHNNLSAQGQQVLNSLIEPSFDSNQLDVVLSKLFEQYQENPDVKADFLAAEVVGIVKALGFYKKSNLALGVFNWVRARNDCGLVLNSSVVAIIISMLGKEGRVSVAANLFNGLHKEGFSLDVYAYTSLITAYAGSGRYREAMVVFKKMEEEGCKPTLITYNVVLNVYGKMGMPWSKVMALFDGMKSDGIAPDAYTYNTLISSCRRGSLHEEAASVFDEMKLAGFTPDNVTYNALLDVYGKSRRPKEAMEVLKEMELNGFAPSTVTYNSLISAYARDGLLQEAMDLKTQMERKGIKPDVFTYTTLLSGFAKAGKDESAMAVFEEMRTSGCKPNICTFNALIKMHGNRGKFTEMMKIFDEIKACNGAPDIVTWNTLLAVFGQNGMDVEVSGVFKEMKRAGFVPERDTFNTLISAYSRCGAFDQAMAIYKRMLEAGVTPDLSTYNAVLAALARGGLWKQSEKILAEMRDGRCKPNELTYCSLLHVYANGKQVDRMHALAEEIYSGIIEPHAVLLKTLVLVNSKCDLLADTERAFLELRKKGFPPDITTLNAMLSIYGRRQMVSKTNEILNFMNECGYTPSLTTYNSLMYMYSRSEKFEESEQILREVQAKGIKPDIISYNTVIYAYCRNGRMKEASRIFSEMGDSGLVPDVITYNTFVASYAADSLFEEAVDVVQFMIKHGCKPNQNTYNSIVDGYCKLNQRDEAKTFIDNLQKLDPHISKDEEIRLSERVVEKWS, via the coding sequence ATGGCAGAGAGGCTTGCTCTCCCTCTTCTCCTTCCAAATCCCCCACCTGTTAAAACCCCATTATCAAACCAAACTCACTTCACTCAACAAAACCCAACTTCACAACCCAAGTCACCTGCTCCCTCGACTCCAGTCTTTCAAGACCTCCTTCTTCGACATAATTCTAAGTCCCAACAACCCATCGACCCACAAGTCCGGACCCGGAACCGTCTCGGCCGGTCACGTGACGTCAACCGTGGGAAGCGTTGGACTCATAACAACCTCTCTGCTCAAGGTCAGCAGGTTCTTAATTCCTTAATTGAACCTTCTTTTGATTCTAATCAACTTGATGTTGTTTTGAGTAAGTTGTTTGAGCAATACCAAGAAAACCCAGATGTGAAAGCTGATTTTTTGGCTGCGGAAGTGGTGGGAATTGTTAAAGCTTTGGGTTTTTACAAGAAATCTAACTTGGCTTTGGGTGTTTTCAATTGGGTTAGAGCTAGAAATGATTGTGGATTGGTGTTGAATAGCTCTGTTGttgctattattattagtatGTTAGGGAAAGAGGGGAGGGTTTCTGTTGCAGCTAATTTGTTTAATGGTTTGCACAAAGAAGGGTTTAGtcttgatgtttatgcttatacTTCATTGATAACTGCTTATGCTGGTAGTGGGAGGTATAGGGAAGCCATGGTGGTTTTTAAGAAAATGGAGGAAGAGGGTTGTAAACCTACTTTGATAACTTATAATGTGGTTTTGAATGTGTATGGTAAAATGGGCATGCCTTGGAGTAAGGTCATGGCTCTTTTTGATGGAATGAAAAGTGATGGAATTGCCCCTGATGCTTATACTTATAATACGCTTATAAGTAGCTGTCGTCGAGGGTCTTTGCATGAGGAAGCGGCTTCGGTTTTCGATGAAATGAAATTGGCTGGTTTTACTccagataatgttacttacaatgCATTGTTGGATGTTTATGGTAAGTCTCGGCGTCCGAAGGAAGCTATGGAGGTTTTAAAAGAGATGGAGCTTAATGGGTTTGCCCCTAGCACTGTGACTTATAATTCGTTGATTTCCGCTTATGCTAGGGATGGTCTGTTGCAGGAAGCAATGGACTTGAAAACACAGATGGAGAGAAAAGGGATTAAGCCTGATGTTTTTACCTATACCACTCTTTTGTCGGGATTTGCCAAGGCCGGAAAAGATGAGTCTGCAATGGCGGTTTTTGAGGAGATGAGAACTTCTGGTTGCAAGCCGAATATTTGCACTTTCAATGCTCTAATTAAGATGCACGGTAACCGCGGGAAGTTCACTGAGATGATGAAGATTTTTGACGAGATCAAGGCATGCAATGGTGCACCGGATATTGTTACTTGGAATACACTACTGGCAGTATTTGGGCAAAATGGAATGGATGTAGAAGTGTCTGGAGTGTTCAAGGAGATGAAGAGGGCAGGGTTTGTACCTGAAAGGGACACATTCAACACTTTAATTAGTGCATACAGTCGCTGTGGTGCTTTTGATCAAGCCATGGCTATTTATAAGAGAATGCTGGAAGCTGGAGTTACCCCCGACCTTTCTACATATAATGCTGTTTTGGCGGCATTGGCACGGGGAGGGCTTTGGAAGCAGTCTGAGAAAATACTGGCTGAAATGAGAGACGGTCGTTGCAAACCCAATGAGCTAACCTACTGTTCTTTGCTTCATGTTTATGCCAATGGGAAGCAGGTAGATCGGATGCATGCCCTAGCGGAAGAGATATACTCCGGTATCATCGAACCTCATGCTGTGCTGTTAAAGACTCTTGTTTTGGTTAATAGTAAATGCGACCTTCTTGCGGATACAGAGCGTGCTTTCTTGGAATTGAGGAAGAAAGGATTTCCACCTGACATAACTACTCTAAATGCCATGCTCTCAATATATGGCAGGAGGCAGATGGTTTCCAAGACAAATGAGATCTTGAACTTCATGAATGAGTGTGGGTATACTCCGAGCTTGACGACCTACAACAGTTTGATGTATATGTATAGCCGCTCTGAAAAGTTCGAGGAATCAGAACAAATTTTAAGGGAAGTTCAGGCAAAAGGAATAAAACCAGATATAATCTCGTATAACACTGTTATTTATGCCTATTGTAGAAACGGTCGAATGAAAGAGGCTTCTCGGATATTTTCAGAAATGGGTGATTCTGGCCTTGTTCCAGATGTTATCACTTACAATACCTTTGTTGCAAGCTATGCAGCTGATTCCTTGTTTGAGGAAGCCGTAGATGTTGTCCAATTCATGATCAAGCACGGCTGTAAACCAAACCAGAATACATACAATTCCATAGTTGATGGATATTGTAAACTCAATCAGCGTGATGAGGCAAAGACATTTATTGACAACCTTCAGAAGCTAGATCCACATATTTCCAAGGATGAGGAAATTAGATTATCAGAGCGTGTCGTGGAAAAATGGTCATAG
- the LOC107908859 gene encoding SWI/SNF-related matrix-associated actin-dependent regulator of chromatin subfamily D member 1, with the protein MAVSSATFSTFVSPQTVSFLGKPSSFRLLHPTNVHMVRTLTQATASKTDTGPRKPRGIMKPRPVSPEMQALVGVPEIPRTEVLKQIWAYIKEHNLQDPNNKRVIICDDKLKKIFGGKDRVEFLEIAGLINPHFL; encoded by the exons ATGGCTGTCTCTTCGGCCACATTTTCTACTTTTGTCTCGCCCCAAACGGTGTCGTTCTTGGGCAAACCCTCTTCTTTCCGCCTTCTTCATCCAACTAACGTGCACATGGTACGAACCCTGACTCAAGCCACGGCTTCAAAGACTGACACCGGTCCCAGGAAGCCACGTGGCATAATGAAGCCCCGCCCTGTGTCGCCTGAGATGCAAGCTCTCGTGGGAGTCCCGGAAATCCCTCGAACTGAAGTTCTTAAGCAGATTTGGGCTTATATTAAAGAGCACAATCTTCAG GACCCCAATAACAAGAGGGTTATAATTTGCGATGACAAGCTGAAGAAGATATTCGGAGGCAAAGATCGTGTCGAATTTCTTGAAATCGCCGGGTTGATTAATCCTCACTTTCTTTGA